One genomic region from Pseudomonas sp. R5-89-07 encodes:
- a CDS encoding thiolase family protein, with the protein MREVVIVDSVRTGLAKSFRGKFNQTRPDDMAAHCVNALLSRNGIDPATVEDCIVGAGSNEGAQGYNIGRNVAVLSRLGTGTAGMTLNRFCSSGLQAIAIAANQIASGCSDIIVAGGVESISLTMKSVNTDHLINPLLKEQVPGIYFPMGQTAEIVARRYHVSREDQDLYALQSQQRTAQAQADGLFDDEIVPMAVKYSVEDKATGQVQVLDGVVDRDDCNRPDTTLASLSGLKPVFAEDGSVTAGNSSQLSDGASMTLVMSLERALALGLKPKAFFRGFTVAGCEPDEMGIGPVFSVPKLLKAKGLQVADIDLWELNEAFASQCLYARNRLEIDNARYNVNGGSIAIGHPFGMTGSRQVGHLVRELQRRDLRYGIVTMCVGGGMGATGLFEAVR; encoded by the coding sequence ATGCGTGAAGTAGTGATCGTCGACAGCGTGCGAACCGGCCTGGCCAAGTCCTTTCGCGGAAAGTTCAACCAGACGCGGCCTGATGACATGGCGGCCCATTGCGTAAACGCGCTGTTGAGCCGCAATGGCATCGACCCGGCGACGGTGGAGGACTGCATTGTTGGCGCCGGCTCCAACGAGGGCGCCCAGGGCTACAACATCGGACGCAACGTGGCGGTGCTGTCGCGACTGGGCACCGGTACGGCGGGCATGACGCTCAACCGTTTCTGTTCGTCGGGCTTGCAGGCGATTGCCATTGCCGCCAACCAGATTGCCTCGGGGTGCAGCGACATCATTGTCGCCGGCGGCGTTGAATCCATCAGCCTGACCATGAAAAGCGTCAACACCGACCACCTGATCAACCCGCTGCTCAAAGAGCAGGTGCCGGGTATCTATTTCCCCATGGGCCAGACCGCCGAAATCGTCGCGCGGCGCTACCACGTCAGCCGCGAAGACCAGGACCTGTATGCCCTGCAGAGCCAGCAGCGCACCGCACAGGCCCAGGCCGATGGCCTGTTTGACGATGAAATCGTGCCGATGGCGGTCAAGTACAGCGTCGAAGACAAAGCCACCGGCCAGGTACAGGTGCTCGATGGCGTGGTCGACCGCGACGACTGCAATCGCCCCGACACCACCCTGGCCAGCCTCAGTGGCCTGAAGCCGGTGTTTGCCGAAGACGGTTCGGTGACAGCAGGTAATTCGTCGCAGCTGTCCGACGGCGCGTCGATGACCTTGGTGATGAGCCTGGAAAGGGCCCTGGCGCTGGGGCTCAAGCCCAAGGCGTTCTTTCGCGGTTTTACCGTGGCCGGGTGCGAGCCCGACGAAATGGGCATCGGCCCGGTGTTCTCGGTGCCCAAGTTGCTCAAGGCCAAAGGCTTGCAGGTAGCGGACATCGACCTGTGGGAACTCAACGAAGCGTTTGCCTCGCAGTGCCTGTACGCCCGTAATCGCCTGGAAATCGACAATGCCCGGTACAACGTCAACGGCGGCTCCATCGCCATAGGCCATCCATTCGGCATGACCGGGTCACGGCAAGTGGGGCACCTGGTGCGTGAGCTGCAACGGCGTGATTTACGCTACGGCATCGTCACCATGTGCGTGGGTGGCGGGATGGGCGCAACCGGGTTGTTTGAAGCGGTGCGCTAG
- the pap gene encoding polyphosphate:AMP phosphotransferase — translation MFESAEIGHAIDKDTFEAEVPALREALLEVQYELQQQKRFPVIILINGIEGAGKGETIKLLNEWMDPRLIEVRTFDQQTDEELARPPAWRYWRQLPAKGRMGIFFGNWYSQMLQSRVHGRIKDARLDQAIAGAERLEKMLCDEGALIFKFWFHLSKKQMKARLKALADDPLHSWRISPLDWQQSATYDKFVHFGERVLRRTSRDYAPWHVIEGVDPHYRGLTVGKILLEGLQNALKLPKGKASGMNPAPLIASVDEKSLLDSLDLSLRLDKDDYEEQLITEQARFSGLMRDKRMRKHALVSVFEGNDAAGKGGAIRRVAAALDPRQYHIVPIAAPSEDERAQPYLWRFWQKIPARGMFTVFDRSWYGRVLVERIEGFCTPADWMRAYGEINDFEEQLRDAGVIVVKFWLAIDKDTQLERFQAREEIPFKRFKITEDDWRNRDKWDDYRAAVGDMVDRTSTEIAPWTLVEANDKRWARVKVLRTLNRALEDAFAKSDKHDKKKKK, via the coding sequence ATGTTCGAATCCGCCGAAATCGGTCACGCCATCGACAAAGACACCTTTGAGGCCGAAGTGCCCGCCCTGCGCGAAGCCTTGCTGGAAGTGCAGTATGAGCTGCAACAGCAAAAGCGCTTTCCGGTGATCATCCTGATCAACGGCATCGAGGGCGCGGGCAAGGGCGAGACGATCAAGCTGCTCAACGAGTGGATGGACCCGCGCCTGATCGAAGTGCGCACCTTCGACCAGCAGACCGATGAGGAACTGGCGCGCCCACCGGCCTGGCGTTACTGGCGGCAACTGCCGGCCAAGGGCCGCATGGGGATTTTCTTTGGCAACTGGTACAGCCAGATGCTGCAGAGCCGGGTTCACGGGCGCATCAAGGACGCGCGTCTGGACCAAGCCATCGCCGGCGCCGAGCGCCTGGAAAAGATGCTCTGCGATGAAGGGGCGCTGATCTTCAAGTTCTGGTTCCACCTGTCCAAGAAGCAGATGAAGGCACGCCTCAAGGCGCTGGCCGATGACCCGCTGCACAGCTGGCGCATCAGCCCGTTGGATTGGCAGCAGTCGGCGACCTACGACAAGTTCGTGCATTTCGGCGAGCGCGTGCTGCGCCGCACCAGCCGCGACTACGCGCCGTGGCATGTAATCGAAGGTGTCGACCCTCACTACCGTGGGCTCACCGTGGGCAAGATTCTGCTCGAGGGTTTGCAGAATGCCTTGAAGCTGCCCAAGGGCAAGGCCAGCGGCATGAACCCGGCGCCCTTGATTGCGTCGGTGGACGAGAAAAGCCTGCTCGACAGCCTCGACCTGTCCCTGCGCCTGGACAAGGACGATTACGAAGAACAACTGATTACCGAACAAGCGCGCTTCTCCGGCCTGATGCGCGACAAACGCATGCGCAAGCACGCGTTGGTAAGTGTCTTCGAAGGCAACGACGCGGCCGGCAAGGGCGGCGCGATCCGACGCGTGGCGGCGGCGCTGGACCCGCGCCAGTACCACATCGTGCCGATTGCCGCGCCCAGTGAAGACGAACGCGCCCAGCCTTACTTGTGGCGGTTCTGGCAGAAGATCCCGGCCCGCGGCATGTTTACCGTGTTCGACCGCTCCTGGTACGGCCGCGTACTGGTGGAGCGCATCGAAGGCTTCTGCACCCCGGCCGACTGGATGCGCGCCTATGGCGAGATCAATGACTTCGAAGAGCAATTGCGCGATGCCGGGGTGATCGTGGTCAAGTTCTGGCTGGCCATCGACAAGGACACCCAACTGGAGCGCTTTCAGGCGCGCGAAGAAATCCCTTTCAAACGCTTCAAGATCACCGAAGACGACTGGCGCAACCGCGACAAGTGGGACGATTACCGCGCCGCTGTCGGCGACATGGTCGACCGTACCAGCACCGAAATTGCGCCCTGGACCCTGGTGGAGGCCAATGACAAGCGCTGGGCCAGGGTCAAGGTGCTGCGCACCCTCAACCGCGCGCTGGAAGATGCGTTTGCCAAGAGCGACAAGCACGACAAGAAGAAAAAGAAATGA
- the mnmC gene encoding bifunctional tRNA (5-methylaminomethyl-2-thiouridine)(34)-methyltransferase MnmD/FAD-dependent 5-carboxymethylaminomethyl-2-thiouridine(34) oxidoreductase MnmC — protein MTPIAHAQLDWDDHGRPHSRMFNDVYFSDQSGLEETRYVFLQQNRLQERFAALPAGGRLVIGETGFGTGLNFLCAWQLFDQHAVAGARLHFVSVEKYPLSHADLQRALALWPELQPYAEALLAQYIAIHPGFQQLVLDNGRVTLTLLIGDALKQLPQLDTQVDAWFLDGFAPAKNPDMWTAELFAELARLAAPGSTISTFTSTGWVRRLINAAGFKMKRTPGIGHKWEILRGEFLGWPEHTPPPAVIAPWFARPAPAPGERRALVIGGGLAGCCTAASLAARGWQVCLLERHDALAQEASGNPQGVLYLKLSAHGTALSQLIVSGFGYTRRLLEHLQRGVDWDACGVLQLAFNAKEAERQAQLAEAFAPGLLHRVDATQAQAYAQIPLDMGGLFFPEGGWVHPPALCEWQARHPGVQVRLHEEALTLQRIDGQWQARNGKTLIASAPVVILAGAAEIKRFPFSAALPLKRIRGQITCLAQTAASQALSTVVCGQGYVAPARLGEHTLGASFDFNSDDLTPTLAEHADNLAMLREISPALLDALHPEGEPLETLQGRAAFRCTSPDYLPIVGPLADATAFAQAYGVLARDARQIPDTPCPWLDGVYINSGHGSRGLITAPLSAQLLAAWLDNEPLPVPLSVAQACHPNRFALRELIRGKSRTAT, from the coding sequence ATGACCCCCATCGCCCACGCCCAGCTCGACTGGGACGACCACGGCCGCCCGCATTCGCGGATGTTCAACGACGTGTATTTCTCCGACCAGTCGGGCCTTGAAGAAACCCGCTATGTGTTCCTGCAACAGAACCGTTTGCAGGAGCGCTTCGCCGCCTTGCCGGCAGGTGGGCGGCTGGTCATCGGCGAAACCGGCTTCGGCACCGGCTTGAATTTCTTGTGCGCCTGGCAGCTGTTCGATCAACACGCGGTGGCCGGGGCGCGCCTGCATTTTGTCAGCGTGGAGAAGTACCCGCTGAGCCACGCCGACCTGCAACGCGCCCTCGCCCTCTGGCCTGAGCTTCAACCCTACGCCGAAGCGCTGCTGGCCCAGTACATCGCCATTCACCCAGGCTTCCAGCAGCTGGTGCTGGACAATGGCCGCGTGACCCTGACACTGCTGATCGGCGATGCCCTGAAGCAATTGCCGCAACTGGATACGCAGGTTGACGCCTGGTTTCTCGACGGCTTCGCCCCGGCGAAAAACCCGGACATGTGGACCGCCGAGCTGTTCGCCGAACTGGCGCGCCTGGCGGCACCGGGCTCGACCATCAGCACCTTCACCAGCACCGGTTGGGTAAGGCGCTTGATCAATGCCGCCGGCTTCAAGATGAAACGCACGCCGGGCATCGGCCACAAATGGGAGATCCTGCGCGGGGAGTTTCTCGGCTGGCCCGAACACACGCCACCGCCCGCCGTGATCGCGCCGTGGTTCGCGCGGCCAGCACCTGCGCCCGGTGAACGCCGAGCGCTGGTGATCGGCGGTGGGCTGGCCGGTTGCTGCACCGCAGCCAGCCTGGCGGCGCGGGGCTGGCAGGTGTGCCTGCTGGAACGCCACGACGCCCTGGCCCAGGAAGCCTCCGGCAACCCGCAGGGCGTGCTGTACCTGAAGCTCTCGGCCCATGGCACGGCGCTGTCGCAGTTGATCGTCAGCGGTTTTGGCTACACGCGCCGGCTGCTGGAGCATTTACAGCGCGGGGTGGATTGGGACGCCTGCGGTGTGCTGCAACTGGCGTTCAATGCCAAGGAGGCCGAACGCCAGGCGCAACTGGCCGAGGCGTTCGCGCCGGGTCTGCTGCACCGCGTAGATGCAACCCAGGCGCAAGCCTACGCGCAGATACCGCTGGACATGGGCGGGCTGTTTTTTCCCGAAGGCGGCTGGGTCCATCCGCCTGCGCTGTGCGAGTGGCAGGCCCGCCATCCCGGGGTGCAGGTGCGCTTGCATGAAGAGGCGCTGACGTTGCAACGCATCGACGGCCAGTGGCAGGCCCGCAACGGTAAGACGCTGATCGCCAGCGCGCCGGTGGTGATTCTGGCCGGCGCCGCCGAGATCAAGCGCTTCCCCTTCAGCGCCGCGCTGCCGCTCAAGCGTATTCGCGGGCAGATCACCTGCCTGGCGCAGACCGCCGCCAGCCAAGCGTTGAGCACGGTGGTCTGCGGCCAGGGCTACGTCGCGCCGGCACGCCTGGGCGAACACACCCTGGGCGCCAGTTTCGATTTCAACAGCGACGATCTGACGCCCACCCTCGCCGAACACGCCGATAACCTGGCCATGCTGCGGGAAATTTCCCCGGCTTTGCTGGACGCCTTGCACCCTGAAGGCGAGCCGCTCGAAACCCTGCAGGGCCGCGCCGCATTTCGCTGCACCAGCCCCGACTACCTGCCCATCGTCGGCCCGCTGGCCGATGCCACCGCGTTTGCCCAGGCGTACGGCGTATTGGCCAGGGATGCACGCCAAATACCCGATACGCCGTGCCCATGGCTGGACGGTGTGTACATCAACAGCGGCCATGGTTCTCGCGGGTTGATCACCGCACCGCTATCGGCGCAACTGCTGGCGGCGTGGCTGGATAACGAGCCCTTGCCCGTGCCCCTGAGCGTGGCCCAGGCCTGCCATCCCAACCGCTTCGCCTTGCGCGAATTGATACGCGGCAAATCGCGAACGGCTACCTGA
- a CDS encoding N-acetylglutaminylglutamine amidotransferase, with product MCGLAGELRFDHQPADLAAVERITHHLAPRGPDAWGFHAQGPIALGHRRLKIMDLSDGSAQPMVDAQPGLSLAFNGAIYNFPELRQELEALGYAFYSGGDTEVLLKGYHAWGEALLPKLNGMFAFAIWERDAQRLFIARDRLGVKPLYLSRTGQRLRFASALPALLKGGDINPILDPVALNHYLNFHAVVPAPRTLLAGIEKLPPATWMRIEADGKTEQKTWWTLPYGPHEDEKHLTLEDWTDRVLDSTREAVAIRQRAAVDVGVLLSGGVDSSMLVGLLREVGVEGLSTFSIGFEDAGGERGDEFQYSDLIAKHYGTHHHQLRIAESEIIEQLPAAFRAMSEPMVSHDCIAFYLLSREVAKHCKVVQSGQGADELFAGYHWYPQVDGASDPYAAYREAFFDRSYDDYAATVAPKWLTANDAAGDFVREHFAMPGADAAVDKALRLDSTVMLVDDPVKRVDNMTMAWGLEARTPFLDYRLVELSARVPGKFKLPDGGKQVLKEAARRVIPSEVIDRKKGYFPVPGLKHLQGDTLNWVRELLLDPSQDRGLFNPAMLDRLLTDPQGQLTPLRGSKLWQLAALNLWLSEQGI from the coding sequence ATGTGTGGATTAGCTGGCGAGTTACGCTTTGATCATCAACCTGCCGACCTGGCAGCCGTGGAACGCATCACGCATCACCTCGCCCCTCGAGGCCCCGACGCCTGGGGCTTCCATGCTCAAGGGCCGATTGCCCTGGGCCATCGCCGCCTGAAAATCATGGACCTGTCGGACGGCTCTGCCCAACCGATGGTCGACGCCCAACCGGGCCTGTCCCTGGCGTTCAACGGCGCGATCTACAACTTCCCGGAACTGCGCCAAGAGTTGGAAGCCCTGGGCTATGCCTTCTATTCGGGCGGCGACACTGAAGTGCTGCTCAAGGGCTATCACGCCTGGGGCGAAGCGCTGCTGCCCAAGCTCAACGGCATGTTCGCCTTTGCCATCTGGGAGCGAGACGCCCAGCGTCTGTTCATCGCCCGTGACCGCCTCGGCGTCAAGCCGTTGTACCTGTCGCGTACCGGCCAGCGCCTGCGCTTTGCCTCGGCGTTGCCGGCGTTGCTCAAGGGCGGCGACATCAACCCGATTCTCGACCCGGTCGCGCTCAACCATTACCTCAATTTCCACGCGGTGGTGCCGGCTCCGCGCACGCTGCTGGCGGGCATCGAAAAGCTGCCGCCAGCCACCTGGATGCGCATCGAGGCCGATGGCAAGACCGAACAGAAAACCTGGTGGACCCTGCCCTACGGCCCCCATGAAGATGAAAAACACCTGACCCTGGAAGACTGGACCGACCGCGTACTCGACAGCACCCGCGAAGCCGTGGCCATTCGCCAACGCGCGGCCGTGGACGTCGGCGTGCTGCTCTCCGGCGGCGTCGACTCGAGCATGCTCGTCGGCCTGTTGCGCGAAGTGGGCGTGGAAGGCCTGTCGACCTTCTCCATCGGTTTTGAAGACGCCGGCGGCGAGCGTGGCGATGAGTTCCAGTATTCGGACCTGATTGCCAAGCACTACGGCACCCATCACCACCAATTGCGCATCGCCGAGAGCGAGATCATCGAGCAATTGCCGGCGGCCTTTCGCGCCATGAGCGAACCGATGGTCAGCCATGACTGCATCGCGTTCTACCTGCTCTCGCGGGAAGTGGCCAAGCATTGCAAGGTGGTGCAAAGCGGCCAGGGCGCCGACGAATTGTTCGCCGGTTACCACTGGTACCCGCAGGTGGACGGCGCCAGCGACCCGTATGCGGCGTACCGCGAAGCGTTCTTCGACCGCAGCTACGACGACTATGCCGCCACCGTTGCGCCGAAATGGCTGACCGCCAACGACGCCGCCGGTGACTTCGTGCGCGAGCATTTTGCGATGCCAGGCGCGGACGCTGCGGTGGACAAGGCCCTGCGCCTGGACAGCACGGTGATGCTGGTGGACGACCCGGTCAAACGCGTCGACAACATGACCATGGCCTGGGGTCTGGAAGCGCGTACGCCGTTTCTCGACTACCGCCTGGTGGAACTGTCGGCCCGCGTGCCGGGCAAGTTCAAGTTGCCCGACGGCGGCAAACAGGTGCTCAAGGAGGCCGCGCGCCGCGTGATCCCCAGCGAAGTCATCGACCGCAAGAAAGGCTACTTCCCGGTGCCCGGTCTCAAGCATTTGCAGGGCGATACCTTGAATTGGGTACGCGAACTGCTGCTGGACCCCAGCCAGGACCGTGGCTTGTTCAACCCCGCCATGCTCGACCGCTTGCTGACGGACCCACAAGGCCAACTGACCCCGTTGCGCGGCTCCAAGCTGTGGCAACTGGCGGCGCTGAACCTGTGGCTCAGCGAACAAGGAATCTGA
- the ngg gene encoding N-acetylglutaminylglutamine synthetase gives MKPNAAAYSQRLLKVQAPTYERLQARLAEDGSPQGPEPIAVHCGWGRLLIGHTFPDPASLAQELLKEQPGERDIALYVAAPQQILGIDPQKLFLDPSDTLRLWFSDYRPATRVFRGFRIRRVQSEADWHAVNLLYQGRGMLPVDPERLTPRHQGGPVYWLAEDEDSGAVIGSVMGLNHQKAFHDPENGCSLWCLAVDPQCTRPGVGEVLVRHLVEHFMSRGLGYLDLSVLHDNRQAKNLYAKLGFRALTTFAIKHKNGINQSLFLGPGPQAGLNPYARIIVEEAHRRGIDVQVDDAEAGLFTLCLGGRRIRCRESLSDLTSAISMTLCQDKSLTHKVLKAAGLKLPSQQLAGSADDNLEFLDEHQRIVVKPLDGEQGQGVAVDLQTIEEVQQAIEAARQFDSRVLLESFHEGLDLRILVIGFEVVAAAIRRPAEVIGDGQHSIRALIEAQSRRRQAATDGESKIPLDAETERTLKAAGYDYDSVLPRGVQLAVRRTANLHTGGCLEDVTAILHPTLVDAAVRAARALDIPVVGLDLLVPAADQPEYVFIEANERAGLANHEPQPTAEKFVDLLFPHSQPAA, from the coding sequence ATGAAACCTAACGCCGCGGCGTACAGCCAACGCTTGCTCAAGGTCCAGGCGCCGACCTACGAGCGCCTGCAGGCCCGGCTTGCCGAAGACGGCAGCCCGCAAGGCCCCGAACCGATTGCCGTGCATTGCGGCTGGGGCCGCCTGCTGATCGGGCATACCTTTCCCGACCCGGCCAGCCTCGCCCAGGAGTTGCTCAAGGAGCAGCCCGGCGAGCGTGACATCGCACTGTATGTGGCCGCGCCCCAGCAGATTCTCGGGATCGATCCGCAGAAACTGTTCCTCGACCCCTCCGATACGCTGCGCCTATGGTTCAGCGACTATCGCCCCGCTACACGGGTGTTTCGCGGCTTCCGCATCCGCCGTGTACAGAGCGAAGCCGACTGGCACGCGGTAAACCTGCTGTATCAAGGACGCGGCATGTTACCCGTTGATCCCGAGCGCCTGACGCCACGTCATCAAGGCGGCCCGGTGTACTGGCTGGCGGAGGATGAAGACAGCGGCGCGGTCATCGGCAGCGTGATGGGCCTGAACCACCAGAAAGCTTTTCACGACCCGGAAAACGGCTGCAGCCTGTGGTGCCTGGCGGTGGACCCGCAATGCACCCGGCCTGGCGTGGGTGAAGTGCTGGTGCGCCACTTGGTGGAACACTTCATGAGCCGTGGCCTGGGCTATCTGGACCTGTCGGTGCTGCACGATAACCGCCAGGCCAAAAACCTCTATGCCAAGCTCGGCTTCCGGGCGCTGACCACCTTTGCGATCAAGCACAAGAACGGCATCAACCAGTCGCTGTTCCTCGGCCCTGGCCCTCAGGCCGGGCTCAATCCCTATGCGCGGATCATCGTTGAAGAAGCCCACCGGCGCGGCATCGATGTGCAGGTGGACGATGCCGAGGCCGGCCTGTTTACCCTCTGCCTCGGCGGGCGGCGCATACGCTGCCGCGAGTCGTTGAGCGACCTGACCAGCGCCATCAGCATGACCTTGTGCCAGGATAAGAGCCTGACCCACAAGGTGCTCAAAGCCGCCGGTTTGAAACTGCCTTCCCAGCAATTGGCGGGCAGTGCCGACGACAACCTGGAGTTTCTCGACGAGCATCAGCGCATCGTGGTCAAGCCCCTCGATGGCGAGCAAGGCCAGGGCGTGGCGGTGGATCTGCAGACCATCGAGGAGGTGCAGCAAGCGATTGAAGCGGCGCGCCAATTCGACAGCCGGGTGCTGCTCGAGAGCTTCCACGAAGGCCTGGACCTGCGCATTCTGGTGATCGGCTTTGAAGTGGTTGCCGCCGCGATTCGGCGCCCGGCCGAAGTGATAGGCGATGGTCAGCATTCGATCCGCGCCTTGATCGAAGCCCAAAGCCGGCGTCGCCAGGCTGCCACCGATGGCGAAAGCAAGATCCCCCTGGATGCGGAAACCGAGCGCACCCTGAAAGCCGCCGGGTATGACTACGACAGCGTGCTGCCACGCGGCGTGCAATTGGCCGTGCGTCGCACCGCCAACCTGCATACCGGTGGTTGCCTGGAAGACGTCACGGCGATCCTGCACCCGACCCTGGTGGACGCCGCCGTACGCGCCGCCCGTGCCCTGGACATTCCCGTGGTCGGCCTCGACTTGCTCGTGCCGGCCGCCGATCAACCCGAGTACGTGTTTATCGAAGCCAACGAGCGGGCCGGCCTTGCCAACCATGAACCGCAACCGACCGCTGAGAAGTTTGTGGACCTGTTGTTTCCGCACAGTCAGCCGGCCGCTTGA
- a CDS encoding osmoprotectant NAGGN system M42 family peptidase — translation MTRTIPEPDLAYLQKVLLEMLAIPSPTGFTDTIVRYVAERLEELGIPFEMTRRGTIRATLKGQKSSPDRAVSAHLDTIGAAVRAIKDNGRLTLAPVGCWSSRFAEGSRVSVFTDSGVIRGSVLPLMASGHAFNTAVDEMPVSWDHVELRLDAYCATRADCDSLGIGIGDYVAFDPLPEFTESGHISARHLDDKAGVAALLAALKAIVDSGEPLLIDCHPLFTITEETGSGAAAALPWDVSEFVGIDIAPVAPGQHSSEHAVSVAMQDSGGPYDYHLSRHLLGLAADNELPVRRDLFRYYFSDAHSAVTAGHDIRTALLAFGCDATHGYERTHIDSLAALSRLLGAYILSPPVFASDAQPAQGSLDRFSHQIEHETHMENDTRVPSVDSLVGHKSDAGSS, via the coding sequence ATGACCCGAACCATTCCCGAACCGGATCTCGCCTACCTGCAAAAAGTACTGCTGGAAATGCTCGCCATTCCCAGCCCCACCGGGTTTACCGACACCATCGTGCGCTACGTCGCCGAACGCCTGGAAGAACTTGGCATCCCGTTTGAAATGACCCGGCGCGGTACTATTCGCGCCACCCTCAAGGGCCAGAAAAGCAGCCCCGACCGCGCTGTCTCCGCGCACCTGGACACCATCGGCGCCGCCGTACGCGCCATCAAGGACAACGGCCGCCTGACGCTGGCGCCGGTGGGCTGCTGGTCAAGCCGCTTTGCCGAAGGCAGCCGCGTCAGCGTGTTCACCGACAGCGGTGTGATTCGCGGCAGCGTGTTGCCCTTGATGGCCTCCGGGCATGCGTTCAACACCGCCGTGGATGAAATGCCGGTGAGCTGGGACCACGTCGAACTGCGTCTGGACGCCTACTGCGCGACCCGCGCCGATTGCGATTCCCTGGGCATCGGCATCGGCGACTACGTGGCATTCGACCCACTGCCGGAGTTCACCGAAAGCGGGCACATCAGTGCGCGTCACCTGGACGACAAAGCCGGCGTCGCCGCCCTGCTCGCCGCGCTCAAGGCGATCGTCGACAGCGGCGAGCCGTTGCTGATCGACTGCCACCCGCTGTTTACCATCACCGAGGAAACCGGCAGTGGCGCGGCGGCGGCCCTGCCCTGGGATGTGAGTGAGTTCGTCGGTATCGATATCGCCCCGGTCGCCCCCGGCCAGCACTCCAGCGAGCACGCGGTGAGCGTGGCCATGCAGGATTCCGGCGGGCCGTATGACTATCACTTGTCACGTCACCTGCTGGGCCTGGCGGCGGATAACGAGTTGCCGGTGCGCCGCGACCTGTTCCGCTATTACTTCAGCGATGCGCATTCGGCGGTGACCGCCGGGCATGACATTCGCACGGCCCTGCTGGCGTTCGGTTGCGACGCCACCCACGGCTACGAGCGCACCCATATCGACAGCCTGGCGGCCCTCAGTCGCCTGCTGGGCGCGTACATCCTCAGCCCACCGGTATTTGCCAGCGACGCGCAACCGGCCCAGGGCTCTCTGGACCGCTTCAGCCATCAGATCGAACATGAGACGCACATGGAGAACGATACCCGTGTGCCGTCGGTGGACAGCCTGGTCGGCCATAAGTCAGACGCCGGCAGCAGCTGA
- a CDS encoding YheU family protein — protein sequence MLIPYDALEVDTLTRLIEDFVTRDGTDNGDDTPLETRVLRVRQALTKGQALIVFDPESEQCQLMLKHDVPKHLFD from the coding sequence ATGCTGATTCCCTACGACGCGCTTGAAGTCGACACCCTGACCCGTCTCATCGAAGATTTCGTCACCCGCGATGGCACCGACAATGGCGACGACACACCGCTGGAAACCCGTGTATTGCGGGTGCGCCAGGCACTGACCAAGGGCCAGGCCCTGATCGTGTTCGATCCGGAAAGCGAACAATGCCAATTGATGCTCAAGCACGACGTGCCCAAGCATCTGTTTGACTGA
- the csrA gene encoding carbon storage regulator CsrA, which yields MLVLSRAVGQTIAIGDDIVLHILELNGHHVKFGIEAPVGVSVHRAEVYRKILERKASATYPVPVPNP from the coding sequence ATGCTGGTCTTAAGCCGTGCTGTAGGCCAAACCATCGCCATCGGCGATGACATCGTCTTGCACATTCTCGAACTCAACGGTCATCACGTTAAATTCGGCATCGAAGCACCCGTAGGCGTCAGCGTGCACCGCGCCGAGGTGTACCGCAAAATCCTCGAGCGCAAGGCCAGCGCGACTTATCCGGTGCCGGTGCCCAACCCCTGA
- a CDS encoding SDR family oxidoreductase, whose amino-acid sequence MQNRMMITGAGSGLGREIALRWAREGWQLALSDVSEPGLQETLKLVREAGGDGFTQRCDVRDYSQLTAFAQACEVKLGGIDVIVNNAGVASGGFFAELSLEDWDWQIAINLMGVVKGCKAFLPLLEKSKGRIINIASMAALMQGPAMSNYNVAKAGVVALSESLLVELKQQEVGVHVVCPSFFQTNLLDSFRGPTPAMKAQVGKLLESSPISATDIADYIYQRVAEGEFMILPHEQGRMAWALKQKKPQLLYDEMTLMADKMRAKAQANKV is encoded by the coding sequence ATGCAAAACCGCATGATGATCACGGGCGCCGGGTCCGGCCTGGGCCGTGAAATCGCTCTGCGCTGGGCCCGAGAGGGTTGGCAGTTGGCTTTATCGGATGTCAGCGAGCCCGGCTTGCAGGAAACCCTCAAGCTAGTGCGCGAAGCCGGCGGCGACGGTTTCACCCAGCGCTGCGATGTGCGTGATTACAGCCAGCTCACCGCATTCGCGCAGGCGTGCGAAGTGAAGCTTGGCGGCATCGATGTGATCGTCAATAACGCGGGTGTGGCTTCTGGTGGGTTCTTTGCTGAACTGTCGCTGGAAGATTGGGACTGGCAAATCGCAATCAACCTGATGGGCGTGGTCAAGGGTTGCAAGGCATTCCTGCCGCTGCTGGAAAAGAGCAAGGGCCGCATTATCAACATCGCCTCGATGGCTGCGCTGATGCAGGGGCCGGCCATGAGCAACTACAACGTGGCCAAGGCCGGTGTGGTGGCGCTGTCGGAAAGCCTGTTGGTGGAGCTCAAGCAGCAGGAGGTCGGCGTGCATGTGGTCTGCCCGTCGTTTTTCCAGACCAATCTGCTCGATTCATTCCGTGGGCCCACGCCGGCGATGAAGGCACAGGTGGGCAAGTTGCTCGAGAGTTCACCGATTTCGGCGACGGATATCGCCGACTATATTTACCAGCGCGTGGCCGAAGGCGAGTTCATGATTCTGCCCCACGAGCAGGGGCGGATGGCATGGGCGCTCAAACAGAAAAAACCACAGTTGCTGTATGACGAGATGACGTTGATGGCCGACAAAATGCGCGCCAAGGCACAGGCCAACAAGGTCTGA